A single window of Oncorhynchus clarkii lewisi isolate Uvic-CL-2024 chromosome 10, UVic_Ocla_1.0, whole genome shotgun sequence DNA harbors:
- the LOC139419602 gene encoding fibroblast growth factor 13-like, giving the protein MAAAIASSLIRQKRQAREREKANACRCASSPDNCKAGDRGPCEKPSKLNVFSRVKLFGSKKRKRIRRPEPQLKGIVTKLYSRTGFYLQTQADGTIDGTKDEDNSHAVFNLIPVGLRVVAIQGVQTKLYLAMNNDGFLYTSEHFTPECKFKESVFENYYVTYSSMLYRQQQSGRAWYLGLNKEGVIMKGNHVKKNKPAAHFIPKPLKVAMYREPSLHDLTEFSRSGSGTPTKSRSASALLNGGGKTLSQNEQST; this is encoded by the exons ATGGCCGCGGCGATCGCCAGCTCCCTCATTCGGCAGAAGAGGCAGGCGAGGGAGCGGGAGAAGGCGAATGCCTGCCGCTGCGCAAGCAGTCCGGATAATTGCAAAGCAGGGGACAGGGGACCCTGTGAGAAACCGAGCAAGCTGAACGTGTTCTCACGCGTCAAACTCTTTGGCTCTAAGAAACGGAAGAGAATAAGGCGACCAG AGCCCCAGCTCAAGGGGATAGTGACAAAGCTGTACAGTCGCACAGGCTTCTACCTTCAGACGCAAGCTGATGGAACCATCGATGGAACCAAGGACGAGGACAACAGCCATG CTGTGTTCAACCTCATTCCTGTTGGGCTGCGAGTTGTGGCCATCCAGGGGGTTCAGACCAAACTCTACCTGGCCATGAACAACGATGGCTTCCTGTATACCTCT GAGCACTTCACCCCGGAGTGTAAGTTCAAGGAGTCGGTGTTTGAGAACTACTACGTGACCTACTCCTCCATGCTCTACAGACAGCAGCAGTCAGGCAGGGCCTGGTACCTTGGCCTCAATAAAGAGGGAGTCATCATGAAGGGCAACCATGTGAAGAAGAATAAACCAGCGGCCCACTTCATCCCTAAACCACTGAAAG TTGCCATGTACAGAGAACCCTCACTCCATGACCTGACCGAGTTCTCCCGCTCCGGCAGCGGTACTCCCACCAAGAGCCGCAGTGCGTCGGCCTTGCTGAACGGAGGAGGGAAGACACTGAGCCAGAACGAGCAGTCCACATAG